In Drosophila miranda strain MSH22 chromosome XR, D.miranda_PacBio2.1, whole genome shotgun sequence, the genomic window CATTATATATGTAGTCTAACTTTCTAAGTTTTATGTAGTACTAGCCTCGTCACAGGAGGAGGAGTGTTTGCTGTTATCCcccaaaatttcaaatttacGAATCACGAATTTCATTTGTTAGCCCAAACAAACAGCTTAAGCACAAAGTGTGTCCTGTGTCAGTCGATCGTTCTGTATATATCGTTAGGTTGAAGCTAAAGCTAAAGTTTTAAAAATCTACTTTCAAAAAATATCTTCAAAAATGTAGTCAAAAGTTCAAAAGAGAAGCTGTTAAAACACTCATTAAAGGCatgattatttctatataagTATGACACGGGATTTTGTATAGATCTTAACACTAGTATCACTTGATGGATGGCACTGGTAATCCTTGCCTGCTTCCTGAATTCTATGCTGTGTTGTCTATAAGTGTATAATCCTTGCTTATGCGACCCCATTTGATACCCAGCTCTATGAGTTCCAGGGCCAGTTTCTTATTGCTATCTGAGGGACCCACAAAGCCCACCACGACCTTATTCGAGGAAAATTGATCTTGTTCTGTCTCGCAGCTTTGATCCCAGCCCCTGCCCTCGTAGATGTTCGTATCGCCGGCAATCACAAAATTGTAGTTGATGTCCGTGTAACCGCTGCTCTCGATGTGAAATGTTTGGAGTAGCCGCACTTGGAAAACGCACCCTGCTTGGGTGTGGCACGCGGGTGACGCAGTGAGCACGAAGCGTACGCTGTTCACGGGCCGGTTCAGGGGAGGCAGTGCCTTCCCAGGAAGTTGGGCCAACCAGTAGGCGCGTGTGACGAACTTTAGCGTGGCATTTCCAAGCAAGCGCACTTAAATCAAAGGGAGATTAGTTAACCATTTTAATATGTCCTTACAGGCGTGTACATTGTGTCACATCCGGTATCCAGCGTGGCCAGCGCTTGATCATCTCGAACAGCTTCTGGCCGGGACTCTCGCTGGGACTCAGCTGGCGATGGGCATAGATGTGGTAGTCCGGACTCAGCTTGTGCAGGCGCACACCCTCGTCCATCAGTCGCTTGGCCGCCTCCACTTGTCGCACTGGTGGCTCCATATTCACAAAGGTTCCAATGAAGGCAATGCTTATGGATACAGCACCATAGCCGCGCACATGCTGCCCCTGACTATGCCAGCCACGTCCCACATAGATCTGCCCGTCCCCGCCTACCAGAAAGTTATAGCCAATATCCACCCAGCCGAGGGATTTCATGTGAAAACCCTGAATAGTCTGCATCCGATAGATGCAAATCTCCTATGGAAATTGGGGATGGGAAGTTAATTCAAGATTGCCCCAAGAAGGGGTTCTTTTTCGCACTCACTTCTGTCTTACATCCCTCGGTGGCCGTGTGACTGATGATTACATTGGTGATGGGGAGCTTGAGGTGCTCATATTTATCGCTGGGTGGTTCACCCTGCCATTCGATGCGGTCGAGTATGTGCAGATTATTATTGGAATTCATTGGGGAATGGGCTAAACCCAGATTTGTATCtattaatatttatatttctAATAGTTTGGAGATTGATTTCGACTCACTCATCATCCAAAAGGCGTAACCAGCAGCCAGTGCCACTAGTATCAGTAGAAACACACAGAGAAATATCAGTTCCTTTGGGAATCTCTTAACGTTTGTATTCCGCTCAGTTGCGAGATTGTTTTGCTCAGTTTTCTGCATTTTGTGACTACGTTTTGAGGTCTACTCAAGACAACTGTTTGACGGGAAGTGATTCGACCAGAGCCCGAGACCCTACTTGTTGTTGATCTCAAACAAGTTCTGCTCGTTTGGGGGggtttatttttgcttttaCTGTTGACAGGTGGAAAAATCCCCCGCTCTGAACAGCGCAGTGGCAGCGCAGCGGCAAGATCGTATAAAGAGCTTTTTGATCAGTAGTcgttatatatgtatactcaTATATAAATACTGTGTGATTTGTATGTCTTTGTCATAAAAAAGCTCTCTGACAATATAGGgtgtttattttttattgaaGGTTGAACGAGCTCTAAACGCCGCCCACTTTGAAGACGCAAAACAAAGatatctctctttctctttgaCCAAAAAAAGAGATTAGAGACTGAAGAAATGGGAATCCCCTTTTGAACGAAGGGGCGTTTACAAGAAGCCGAAACCGCAATGAAGCGAAATCAGATATTCTTATATTCTCATTATCAGGCAGGGCAGTTCAAGCAGTTGTGACCCCTATGGCGGTCATCCCCTTTGACAGAAAAACAAGTCTAATTAATCGCTTTTtgcttttggttttcataTAATATCACATTTTCTTCAGATTTCGAGCGAATCGTAAGTCTAGCTAAATTGTATATGCCACACATTAAAGAAGGAGAAGGATGAAATTATATTACAATATcaaatatacaatatgtacTCGTACTAGTGGTAGTAAATGGCCTAACCTAATCACGACCAGTGCGTCCAATTGCTAAAGCTCTGGTACAGTTGATCGGCCTTGTATTCGGTGATGCTGGGCTCCAGTTTGCTGGCACCCGTCAGGCGGTAATTGGGGGAAATCTTGCCCAGACTGACGCCACGTTCGAGCAGCAGATGGGTGACGCTAAGCTGCTTGGCCGACGGCTTCTGGTTTTGGAACGAGCCGATGTACGCGAAGCTCAAACTCCGTACATTGTAGCCACTCATGTGGGCCCCCACCTGGTTCCAGCCACGACCCACATACACATTGCCATCGCCGCCAATCACAAAGTTGAAGGCAATGTCGTCCTCCTGAAGGGACTCAATGTCAAACGTCTGACGCAGGCGTACACGCAGCACACACTGGGCCTGGGTGCTGCAGTTGTCGGAATTGGTGGGCAGCACGATGACCAGGGAGACGGGCAGCGTGAGATCGGCCAGGGTCTTCTGTGGCGGCTGGGCCAGCCAGGCTTGACGGTGAACAAAACGCAGGATTAGGCCGCCGCCAATGTTGTCTTGATCTGAAGGAATGAATATCGTGGATATATGTAAATAAGAGAACGAATTTAGGAATTTGAATAGTAATTAGTTCTGGAAACAGGCAGGTTGTGTGGGGATATCTTATTCCTTATGCTCCAAAAGTAATGAAAGTGTTGGTTAACGTTAGGAACTAGTGTTGGTTACGGACTATCGCTAGGAACTAGTGTTGATTAGAGATGAACGTTACGAACTAGTGTTGGTCAGGACTACCGTTAGGAGCTAGTGTGGAATTATGGAGTACATAAGCGATTTTTTGTTTGCATGTTTATTGGATTTTCTTTTATTAAGTGCaaaaataacatttatttaCAACACATTTTGTTATTTCTGCCAGTGTGGCCACGTCTGTATGATTTTGTAGAGTTCATCGCCGGGACTCTTGGTGGCCACAAGCTGGCGATGTCCGTAGAGCCTGTagtccagcttcagcttctTGAGGCGCACTCCCTCTGCGATCAGCAGTTGACAGGCACGGAGCTGGGCCTTTGTCGGCTGGATCTTGTCAAAGCTACCCAGAAAAGAGATGCCAATGCTGTCCATGTTGTGACGTATTGCGTGGGCGCCTATAATATCCCAGCCGCGTCCCTCGTAGACGCGACCATCGCCGCCAATCATAAAGTTGTAGCCCACCTGATCCCAATTGTAGCCATCCATATGAAAGCTTTGAGCCACTCGTGCCCGATACGAGCAGACTTCCTGAAAGGCGGTGATATCCAGAAAACTTCTTATAAAGGTGTAAGTCCACTCACCAACGATTCACAGCCCTCGGAGGCGGTGTGGGAGATGATCACACGTGAAACGGGTAGATCAAGAAGATCAGGCTCACCTCTAGTTGGCTTGCCGCCCCAGTCCTTGAGTTTGATCATCTCTAAATCTCCATCCAACACAATATCACCTTCGACTAGAACAAAGATCATCATAAGTCGTTTGGGGAGTGGTAGGGGAAGTGATAAGAAGAGTAGAGTACATACATGTCATATATTCCATTCAACTCAACTTTAGGCAACACTTTTGgacacattttttttttgttgttttggaCAAAACGAGAACCCGTGATGGAACAGGTTCCAACAGGAAACGAATGGATGAGgtaattttttttgtgttgaaaatgaaaatgcaaATGGGATTTTCCTTGTGTGAGTGTGTAGATAGACTCTATTTGAACATAGATAATATATAAGCCATTCCATTAAACAAAACTTAACTAAACTTAGATCTAAACTAGATGTCGTGAGACCAATGGGGCCATTTTTGGATGATTTTGTACAGCTCCTCGCCGGGACTCTCGGTGGCACTTAGTTGTCGATGTCCGTATAGCCGAAAATCGGGGGCCAGCATCTTGAGACGTACTCCCTCGGAAATCAGGAGCTGGCAGGCCTTGAGCTGCCTCTCTGCTGGCCTTATAGCCGTAAAGGTACCAATGAAGGAGATACCTATGCTGCCTTTGTTATAGCCCTTGGTGTGGGCACCCACTCGATCCCAGCCGCGTCCCTCGTAGACGCGTCCATCGCCGCCCACTAGAAAGTTATAGCCGATATGATCCCATCCCCAGCTGTCTACGTGAAAGGACTGAACGACCTGCGTGCGATTCGAGCAGATCTCCTTGCGATGGGAGGATAACAAACGTTACAACGTTACAAACATCGATGGAATACCCTGTGATTGGACGGGACTAGACTTACCCTCGATTCACAGCCTTCGGCGGCTGTGTGTGAGATGATTACACGATGAACTGGCAGTTCCAAGGGATCTAGAGTGGTCTTGGGGGGCTTACCACCCCATTCGGCAACTTTGAGCATGACTAGGGTGCCATTGTCGATGACATCAAAGTCAGCTGCATATGGAAAGTTTCGTGGGTTAGCAATGTACGATCGCATAACGCTTGATTCACTCTCTCTATATTCCATTCAATTAAACTAAGGTTACGCTCTCAGTTACTTCTTTATACCGAGTTTGTACTTTGTTCACTTCACAACACTGTTCGTACAGTACAGTTACGCGCGTTTTAGTAGTAGCaggatgtatgtatgtataaatgTAAGTGTACGAGTATATTACACCGGTTGTATGTGTATTTAGTGTGAATTGTATGTTGAATTTGCTTTTGTTTCTGAGGGTTAGAGACATGCAAGAAAGGAATAGATGTTGTTGGGAATGGGTTAAGGTTAAGATTAAACCAATCGAGTAAAAAGCACTTTTGGCTCACACACAAAAAGACACTTAATTGAGGATAAAAAAACTGTACCTATTGTTGAATTGATTGGAATATTTAGTCTGGAATCGTCGAGAACATCACCGAGCTTACTTTTGTTCAACGTCTTGCCAAAGAGGTTCGTTGTGGTGGCCAATATGATGCCCAATAGTGTTGTTAACAATACAAATGCCACCGTTATGCTGATGGCCTTGCGACTTATGGTATTTGGCAGATACGGACAGAGCATAGGCGCCTGCTGACCAGGATCATCAAGCTTGGAACCTACAAGAGGGAACAGCCAACGAAAAAAATTATGGTCAATGATGATCAATGATGGTCAATGATGATCAATGATGGGAACTTATAGTTTGCTGTTGTTTTCTTCTAGAGTGAAAGCACTCTTACGCTGCTCTAACACCTCCAATCTCTTCTCGTGCTGCCTGAGACTCTGCTCCAACCATTTGCTCAACTGCAACAAACTCTGGTTTTGGTTGCTCCCCAGACACCCATCACATTTCCAACTTAAATTGTGGATTGTCTCTAGCAGCTTAAGCTGCTCTTTGGTCAGGCCCGTGCACTGGCTATGCAAGACACGGCTGCATAGACCATTATCACATTCGATCCGACTAGGGATCGTTGCTATCACACCGCGACACTTCTGGCAACATTCGAGCGCACTATCCAACATCGTCCGATCGTTCCCAATGAACAACTGAAGCAATTTCGAATCTGATTCCGATCAGATTTTGGCATGCACTAGCGGTACTTTTTTCGAAATACACACCTACAGACAAGTGCGTGCCACATTTTTTCCTCTCTTGCTATTTATTTaggcaaaaataaaaacccccTGTGTACACGTGCCATTTACTACGCCAGAAATGGGGAAGAACCTTTCTAGGTacggtctctctctctgtgttaATAAAAGCTACTAACAAAATGGAGACTACGTCCCCCTCTGTTTGCGGAGTCCCCTGCTACTGCTGCACTGGAATTGGATTTCTGGCTGGCTCATTTAATTATGGTAATTGTGAAAACCAATCAAGTAAACAATCGCATCTGGGGTCTGTCTTCTTGTGGAAAAAACTTCCTAGCAGACCTTGAATTTCGCAGTAAAATTCTATTTTTGTGGTTGATTTTTATGGTTTTAATCGATCTCCTAACAGTCGACAAAACGAAACTAAAAGAtttctctttttctttgcGAATGAAAgtagatacatatatgtatctctCTTTCTTTGAATGATTTTTAAGTTTCCCCAGCTGCAGTGTCGCTGGGTTTTTCCACTCCCAACTTATAGAAAATACTATTTATTGTATATTTGTTCGATGTATCTCAAATTGTGGGGGGCCATCTGCTAATCTACGATTCGCAGCACATTCGTAAACCTCTGAGTAAACAAATTGCTGCCCCAATAAagcaaacagaacagaataGAGCAGAGTCGAAGGTGAACACAAGTCAGGAATGTGCTACTTAGGCAACAGGAAATCATAgatagatatatatgtatatagcaCCCATTGGATATAGTAGGCACTCACCCGCTGCAGTGCCATTCGCCTGGGGGCGACCATTGAAGGCGGGATTATCCTGGCCAGCGCCCACACCGCCATCGGCGCAATCGCCGGGTTTCCACTTGTCCCGATTGTCGATGAGAAACTGTTGTATCGTGACGGGACCCTCATAGAAGTGCTTGTCCCCGAAGGTCACGTCTGTGGAGTTGGTCAGCGCTATGCTGCCGATGCCCTGCGGCGAATTGGGCCCGGTTTGGGTGGGGGTGGCCAAGGCCAGGCTCCCGTTGAGCAGCTGCTTGGCCATGGCCCCAGCCTCGGAGGCTGTGGGTGGCGACACTTCGGTCTGGCCCGGTGTCACCTGACGACTTATTAGGGTCAGGCCCTGGTTAAGGTCACGAAGCTGGGAGCTGCAGTTGGGCGGGTAACTGATCTGCTGGCCTAGCTTCTGGACCGTGCAGTCATCGTGGATGCCATCGACATCGGAGTCGCTATCAATGCAGCTGGAATCGAGGGCATTCTCATCGATGGACACAATCGAGATAGTCGTACTCCGAATGGAGAGAGTGGGCGAGGTCTTAGCCCCTTTACTCTGACTGATATTCACTGTATGCTCGATGCTAATGAGCTTGGGATCCTGTGACTTCATATTCGCTTCCGCCTTGGGTTTTGACTGGGGCTCCTCATCGCTGCTGCTACTCGTATCTTTGGTCATTGGTCCCTCAACCTTGAGGGTAGGCACATTATCGATGAGTATGACACCGGAATCTGTGGATGAAGTGCTGCAGTTCTTGCCAGTCGTCAGATTAATGATCCGATTGCTCATATCGGCACTCAACGGCTGCCCGTTCATATTCCTTTCATAATTCACATGCATCGCGTAATCAGAACTTGACTCTGGGAatatctctctgtctctctctgtttcgtgttctgctgctgttggtttAGCTATTTAGCATCCCCCCTCCCTCAGATTTGGGAGAACATTTTTGCACATTCAGAACTTGTTCTTTTTGTGGTATCGGATTTTCTGACACTGTTGGAGGCTCAAGGCTTTTGGCAAATATCACATCACATTATGAGCATCTGCAAACAGTAACATTTGATCTCTACTCAGTTGAAATTCTGTTTGAAATTTTCTCTTTGTTTGATTATGTCTTTGATGTTTATCTTTGTGCACTTTTTTACTTGAGTTTACCAGACTTTATACAATAATTTAATCCAATCTTTGGACacatttaaaataaagaaTATAAGAACataagaaaagaaaaaaagttAGATTTTATATTTCAACAATTGCATAGCTTTTAATCGTTTTATTGTTATCAGAGAGACAGTTTTCCTTGTGATTTATTCGTATACTATATTTTTATTAATAGATCATTTATATGCCATATTTGATAATGAAGGCTGCTGTCTTAGGGGCCTGTCtgcattattattttttggaATATACAATTATATTTCGTATTATAAAACCTGTAGCCCAGCACTGCTCAAACCTAAAAATTATGCAGTTTTCTATTGTATGCCCCTCTTTCAATTTTGATTCATAAAGTTACCCAATCAGCCCCATAAATTGACGCTTGACGTTTTCACACTGGAGACGACAACGACTAGACCGAGAGGCTTATGCAAATTATCTATAATCATTGACGTAATATATTTACTTTAGTTCCGAGAAAAGCTACGCTGCTGCCAACCACTGGCTATAGTACAGATCCATTCGGACTTGTTGTGTGTACCTATTTGTCTATAACTATGACGTCCCGTCCGGttgaaaaaaatatttaacacCTTTCCAAGACAATCGAAACTCTTTCATTGCACAAACTGGGAGAATAAATTCGCGGAACTTTGATAAAAAAAACCCACGAGAGGGGTTGTGCCTGGCCATAGAGTTGGCACAGAGCGGGCTTTTGAGATAACACACGAACAACCGCTACAAATGAGGAGCAAAAATAATTTGTGAGCGCACCAATACACTCAAATCTAAGCGGCCATTGTCACCAATACATCCCTACATCCCCTGTATCTgtatgtatctgtgtctgCGTTTCTGTCTCTTTGTTGGGCTCCGAGGTTCTGTTCAAAGTGGAGGCTGTCTCTCTGactgtctgtctctcttttttttttacgtTTTTTCGAAAATTATCATTAAATATTGCCTACTACTCGCATGTGCAAATTAATTGATTTTAGCTTGAACGTGTTTTCATTTGTGGTTTTTTTCCTTGAAcatttttccatttccattttgaAATTCTTTCATCGCTATTTTTGTTTGATCATTTTTATTGTGATTACTCTAATTTACACTttttacacacatatacatacataatacatatatatttaatgtGATTGTTGTTAACTTTTTGGTAGCACcaaaaattaaaacaaaatctTCTCAACTTAAAAAAATGCTCACAAAATtatcaaaaaaaaatagaaaacatTTTTACGGACTTCCAAAAGGCCGACGCGAATCGAATGcagcacatatgtacatgtaaaTATTTGTACCACTATATAGATGTTGTAAAATGATCAGCGATTCGTTTTATTGTAATTTTATTGCGCGCCAAAGATGAAATTGTCGAGCAGCGGCGCGTTCGAATGACTCTGATCGACTGAGCGGGCGATCCGATCACACGGCGGATCGTCAGGCTGGAGAGTCAGAGACCCCCCGAAGCACATAGggaaaaagagagacagagagagagagagagagagagagaggaaaagaggggagggagagagagagatagagagccACAGGTCTGCTTGAGAATCGCTGTTTATAATTTTTTGATTTGGGCTTGATTTTGCGCTGCAACTTCGAGAACGCGCTTTAAAGCTTTACGTTATACTAAAATatattttgaatattttatgAATTT contains:
- the LOC108152111 gene encoding peptidoglycan-recognition protein LF isoform X1, giving the protein MQKTEQNNLATERNTNVKRFPKELIFLCVFLLILVALAAGYAFWMMNTNLGLAHSPMNSNNNLHILDRIEWQGEPPSDKYEHLKLPITNVIISHTATEGCKTEEICIYRMQTIQGFHMKSLGWVDIGYNFLVGGDGQIYVGRGWHSQGQHVRGYGAVSISIAFIGTFVNMEPPVRQVEAAKRLMDEGVRLHKLSPDYHIYAHRQLSPSESPGQKLFEMIKRWPRWIPDVTQLRLLGNATLKFVTRAYWLAQLPGKALPPLNRPVNSVRFVLTASPACHTQAGCVFQVRLLQTFHIESSGYTDINYNFVIAGDTNIYEGRGWDQSCETEQDQFSSNKVVVGFVGPSDSNKKLALELIELGIKWGRISKDYTLIDNTA
- the LOC108152111 gene encoding peptidoglycan-recognition protein LF isoform X2, translated to MQKTEQNNLATERNTNVKRFPKELIFLCVFLLILVALAAGYAFWMMTHSPMNSNNNLHILDRIEWQGEPPSDKYEHLKLPITNVIISHTATEGCKTEEICIYRMQTIQGFHMKSLGWVDIGYNFLVGGDGQIYVGRGWHSQGQHVRGYGAVSISIAFIGTFVNMEPPVRQVEAAKRLMDEGVRLHKLSPDYHIYAHRQLSPSESPGQKLFEMIKRWPRWIPDVTQLRLLGNATLKFVTRAYWLAQLPGKALPPLNRPVNSVRFVLTASPACHTQAGCVFQVRLLQTFHIESSGYTDINYNFVIAGDTNIYEGRGWDQSCETEQDQFSSNKVVVGFVGPSDSNKKLALELIELGIKWGRISKDYTLIDNTA
- the LOC108152109 gene encoding peptidoglycan-recognition protein LC isoform X7; the protein is MLDSALECCQKCRGVIATIPSRIECDNGLCSRVLHSQCTGLTKEQLKLLETIHNLSWKCDGCLGSNQNQSLLQLSKWLEQSLRQHEKRLEVLEQRSKLDDPGQQAPMLCPYLPNTISRKAISITVAFVLLTTLLGIILATTTNLFGKTLNKTDFDVIDNGTLVMLKVAEWGGKPPKTTLDPLELPVHRVIISHTAAEGCESREICSNRTQVVQSFHVDSWGWDHIGYNFLVGGDGRVYEGRGWDRVGAHTKGYNKGSIGISFIGTFTAIRPAERQLKACQLLISEGVRLKMLAPDFRLYGHRQLSATESPGEELYKIIQKWPHWSHDI
- the LOC108152109 gene encoding peptidoglycan-recognition protein LC isoform X1; the protein is MHVNYERNMNGQPLSADMSNRIINLTTGKNCSTSSTDSGVILIDNVPTLKVEGPMTKDTSSSSDEEPQSKPKAEANMKSQDPKLISIEHTVNISQSKGAKTSPTLSIRSTTISIVSIDENALDSSCIDSDSDVDGIHDDCTVQKLGQQISYPPNCSSQLRDLNQGLTLISRQVTPGQTEVSPPTASEAGAMAKQLLNGSLALATPTQTGPNSPQGIGSIALTNSTDVTFGDKHFYEGPVTIQQFLIDNRDKWKPGDCADGGVGAGQDNPAFNGRPQANGTAAGSKLDDPGQQAPMLCPYLPNTISRKAISITVAFVLLTTLLGIILATTTNLFGKTLNKSKLGDVLDDSRLNIPINSTIDQDNIGGGLILRFVHRQAWLAQPPQKTLADLTLPVSLVIVLPTNSDNCSTQAQCVLRVRLRQTFDIESLQEDDIAFNFVIGGDGNVYVGRGWNQVGAHMSGYNVRSLSFAYIGSFQNQKPSAKQLSVTHLLLERGVSLGKISPNYRLTGASKLEPSITEYKADQLYQSFSNWTHWS
- the LOC108152109 gene encoding peptidoglycan-recognition protein LC isoform X2; this translates as MHVNYERNMNGQPLSADMSNRIINLTTGKNCSTSSTDSGVILIDNVPTLKVEGPMTKDTSSSSDEEPQSKPKAEANMKSQDPKLISIEHTVNISQSKGAKTSPTLSIRSTTISIVSIDENALDSSCIDSDSDVDGIHDDCTVQKLGQQISYPPNCSSQLRDLNQGLTLISRQVTPGQTEVSPPTASEAGAMAKQLLNGSLALATPTQTGPNSPQGIGSIALTNSTDVTFGDKHFYEGPVTIQQFLIDNRDKWKPGDCADGGVGAGQDNPAFNGRPQANGTAAGSKLDDPGQQAPMLCPYLPNTISRKAISITVAFVLLTTLLGIILATTTNLFGKTLNKTDFDVIDNGTLVMLKVAEWGGKPPKTTLDPLELPVHRVIISHTAAEGCESREICSNRTQVVQSFHVDSWGWDHIGYNFLVGGDGRVYEGRGWDRVGAHTKGYNKGSIGISFIGTFTAIRPAERQLKACQLLISEGVRLKMLAPDFRLYGHRQLSATESPGEELYKIIQKWPHWSHDI
- the LOC108152109 gene encoding peptidoglycan-recognition protein LC isoform X5 translates to MHVNYERNMNGQPLSADMSNRIINLTTGKNCSTSSTDSGVILIDNVPTLKVEGPMTKDTSSSSDEEPQSKPKAEANMKSQDPKLISIEHTVNISQSKGAKTSPTLSIRSTTISIVSIDENALDSSCIDSDSDVDGIHDDCTVQKLGQQISYPPNCSSQLRDLNQGLTLISRQVTPGQTEVSPPTASEAGAMAKQLLNGSLALATPTQTGPNSPQGIGSIALTNSTDVTFGDKHFYEGPVTIQQFLIDNRDKWKPGDCADGGVGAGQDNPAFNGRPQANGTAAGSKLDDPGQQAPMLCPYLPNTISRKAISITVAFVLLTTLLGIILATTTNLFGKTLNKIEGDIVLDGDLEMIKLKDWGGKPTRGEPDLLDLPVSRVIISHTASEGCESKSARIGHEWLKAFIWMATIGIRWATTL
- the LOC108152109 gene encoding peptidoglycan-recognition protein LC isoform X8; translation: MLDSALECCQKCRGVIATIPSRIECDNGLCSRVLHSQCTGLTKEQLKLLETIHNLSWKCDGCLGSNQNQSLLQLSKWLEQSLRQHEKRLEVLEQRSKLDDPGQQAPMLCPYLPNTISRKAISITVAFVLLTTLLGIILATTTNLFGKTLNKNQDNIGGGLILRFVHRQAWLAQPPQKTLADLTLPVSLVIVLPTNSDNCSTQAQCVLRVRLRQTFDIESLQEDDIAFNFVIGGDGNVYVGRGWNQVGAHMSGYNVRSLSFAYIGSFQNQKPSAKQLSVTHLLLERGVSLGKISPNYRLTGASKLEPSITEYKADQLYQSFSNWTHWS
- the LOC108152109 gene encoding peptidoglycan-recognition protein LC isoform X3; translation: MHVNYERNMNGQPLSADMSNRIINLTTGKNCSTSSTDSGVILIDNVPTLKVEGPMTKDTSSSSDEEPQSKPKAEANMKSQDPKLISIEHTVNISQSKGAKTSPTLSIRSTTISIVSIDENALDSSCIDSDSDVDGIHDDCTVQKLGQQISYPPNCSSQLRDLNQGLTLISRQVTPGQTEVSPPTASEAGAMAKQLLNGSLALATPTQTGPNSPQGIGSIALTNSTDVTFGDKHFYEGPVTIQQFLIDNRDKWKPGDCADGGVGAGQDNPAFNGRPQANGTAAGSKLDDPGQQAPMLCPYLPNTISRKAISITVAFVLLTTLLGIILATTTNLFGKTLNKNQDNIGGGLILRFVHRQAWLAQPPQKTLADLTLPVSLVIVLPTNSDNCSTQAQCVLRVRLRQTFDIESLQEDDIAFNFVIGGDGNVYVGRGWNQVGAHMSGYNVRSLSFAYIGSFQNQKPSAKQLSVTHLLLERGVSLGKISPNYRLTGASKLEPSITEYKADQLYQSFSNWTHWS
- the LOC108152109 gene encoding peptidoglycan-recognition protein LC isoform X4 — encoded protein: MHVNYERNMNGQPLSADMSNRIINLTTGKNCSTSSTDSGVILIDNVPTLKVEGPMTKDTSSSSDEEPQSKPKAEANMKSQDPKLISIEHTVNISQSKGAKTSPTLSIRSTTISIVSIDENALDSSCIDSDSDVDGIHDDCTVQKLGQQISYPPNCSSQLRDLNQGLTLISRQVTPGQTEVSPPTASEAGAMAKQLLNGSLALATPTQTGPNSPQGIGSIALTNSTDVTFGDKHFYEGPVTIQQFLIDNRDKWKPGDCADGGVGAGQDNPAFNGRPQANGTAAGSKLDDPGQQAPMLCPYLPNTISRKAISITVAFVLLTTLLGIILATTTNLFGKTLNKIEGDIVLDGDLEMIKLKDWGGKPTRGEPDLLDLPVSRVIISHTASEGCESLEVCSYRARVAQSFHMDGYNWDQVGYNFMIGGDGRVYEGRGWDIIGAHAIRHNMDSIGISFLGSFDKIQPTKAQLRACQLLIAEGVRLKKLKLDYRLYGHRQLVATKSPGDELYKIIQTWPHWQK
- the LOC108152109 gene encoding peptidoglycan-recognition protein LC isoform X6, with the translated sequence MLDSALECCQKCRGVIATIPSRIECDNGLCSRVLHSQCTGLTKEQLKLLETIHNLSWKCDGCLGSNQNQSLLQLSKWLEQSLRQHEKRLEVLEQRSKLDDPGQQAPMLCPYLPNTISRKAISITVAFVLLTTLLGIILATTTNLFGKTLNKSKLGDVLDDSRLNIPINSTIDQDNIGGGLILRFVHRQAWLAQPPQKTLADLTLPVSLVIVLPTNSDNCSTQAQCVLRVRLRQTFDIESLQEDDIAFNFVIGGDGNVYVGRGWNQVGAHMSGYNVRSLSFAYIGSFQNQKPSAKQLSVTHLLLERGVSLGKISPNYRLTGASKLEPSITEYKADQLYQSFSNWTHWS